The nucleotide sequence TCCATTTGtctcttcaattctttttccttctcatcCATTTGTCTCTTTATGGCATGTTGTTTCTCATCCATTTGTCTCTTCAAGGCTTTTTCGTTCTCATTCATTTGTCTccttaattctttttctttcccatcCATTTTTCTCTTCGAAGCTTCTTCTTTCTCATCCATTTGtctcttcaattctttttccttctcatcCATTTGTCTCTTCATGGCATGTTGTTTCTCATCCATTTGTCTCTCTAAAGCATGTTGTTTCTCATCCATTTGTCTCCCCAAAGCATGTTTCTGCTGAATTTCTGCTTCGTGAGCATCTCGGTTGGCTTTGCTTCGCTCTTGAAGAGAAGCAATTTGGTTCTGAAGGAGGTCTTCCTTCTCCTGACGCTTACATATTTCCTGTGGTAAAGAGTAATTTTGAATCTGTTTACTACagacatttacatttttacacTGACATTAATTGGACCAATATCAAAGTTTTTGTTCTGGTTTTAGTGATCAAAGGTTCGCTTTTTGATGAGGGAATATCAGGTGTTTTGTTTGCCATCTCAATGTGGGGAACGAAAGTGACTGTTTCACTTCTTTTATCAAGAGTTTTAATCCTCCAAGATCagtacagaaacaaaaaatattgatcaTCGATAAACGTCACTGTTCtagaaaaaattcatattaGCCGATAAGGAAAAAGTACCAATAACTGAAAACTACATGTTCAATCTCGCAGCCTCTTAAATCTCAAGCTAAGAGTGGAGACCATAATCTTATAATTAAAATctaatcaacttttcatgaaaaaatgaatgcgAAATAAAGTACTCAGCACAGCCAGTAAAGAAATGACATAAtcaagaaattcaaaatgaagGCTAGACGTAAGTCACATGAGTAATCTTTGAAAACCTTGATTCACGATGAACAAGAACACATCATAACACTCCTTTTCCTGATCTGCGAGTTGTCTCTTTGGATTATCATTTGATTCCATATTAATTCCCCTCTGTTCTATAACGTTCTTACTCACGTCGACAAGTAAGTGGAGATGTTCCTTGTGAAACTGGAAGAGGTGATCGTCCAGGTTTTCTCGTAGAACCTACAATATGGTATTAAATCTCTATCACTCTTTCCTAGAGTTCAAGatacaaacaaacttacaattcttttaaaatgCGAGTTCAAGTGTTCCTTTATTGATAAAGGCGAATCTTagagtggaaaaattttttctttaggtCGATGAATTTCAAAGAACTTGCTATAAAATTACATTCGAAGTCCCTTCACCCTAGTACATTTAGCGTGTGGGTCAAATAAGACGGCaaagtgactgaaaaaaaatggatttataagtgaagaaaattttgattgCGACGATTAACttacaacagaaaacaaaaagttttttaacCTACACGAAAATGATAAGATAGGCTTTTTATGTACCATTTTTTCGCAGCCCAGTTCAGCAAAGTAACAAGGAAGTTTACTTTTCCTAAAATGGTTCTCCATGTGATCTTGAAGCTAAAAATACATCAATTAGTTTTTTAGTTGTAGTCAATAGTTATTCACCAAGATGGAAGTTAATAGTGAAGAAATATAACCAAAGCACAGGACGGCAATAGTGATATTTTGACATAAATAAGAAAAACGACAAAACTATACAAATagaaaaataggtaaaataataatgttaaaTATATAATGAACTAAGAATAAACTAAAAGAAACAGATAACTCTAATTGTTGGTTTAGAGTCTGCTTCTCTCAATTAATATACATAGCCTCTTTCatctttatttgaaaaaatgtggTAGCAAAATCCAAAATTCTGGTAGGCAGGAGTCATGAAAAGCTTTGGATGATTGCAATTGCTTGTAAGCATGCGAGGCCCGTTATAAGGATTACTATCACTTCGCTTATTTTCCTACCGTTAATAGCATCATtcagtagaaaaaaaagaaataaaaaaagagagtaTCAACTCAATGGGAATGTTATGTTAGGTTATGTCTTCTAATTTCTAACCATGTGCTGGGAAGATATAAGGATTTCTGTTACTCTGCTTATTTTCCGACCGCTAATAgcattaattgaaaaaaaaaaaaaaaaaaaaaaaaggcatcatCTCGATAAGAATGTTATGTTTGATTACGTCTTCTAACTTCTTACCATCTCTCGGGAAACTATGGCGTCACATTTCTCACAATGTACTGGGTATCTATCACAGCTTTTGAGATGCTCCTGTGGGAAAAAAGGGCACATTTTGCTGTTCATTAGCGGAaactatttattcatttgcgCGGAACCATTTTCATTTCCAGCGAAGATCAATCTTTTTTACATAAAAGTTGATCTATTACCAGTTTTAGCATATGCATTTGCATATAACAAGTACCTGCTGCATTTTACTTCAAggatttatatatatatatatatgtatgcgTGTGGATGTGTATATAAACTATATCATGAACTCATTTTGGAGATCCACAGTAAAAGAATTCGAGGAAGTAGCTGGTAAATATTAATACGACTCTACATAGTTCATTTGGCATCaccatttctttcttctctcaTAAATGAAGTTTTACGGATTTTTCCCCTGGTAATATACAAAGCCCGAATGGAAGATTAAGCTTGCCATTAGGTCTAACGTATCTTGATGCCTAATTTTTTATGTATCAGAGAGGCCAGCAAGAGCATCTTAATTAGTTGGTAATACACATAATCGTTCAAGATCTTTTTATTTCACTCGGTGTCCcaatcttttgaaaattgtgtcAATCACagatattttccaaaaaaaaaaaatttatctctggCTCCTGCCTAAGAAAAATCTTGTTGGCTTTAAGTGTCGGAGAGTCCAGACGTACTGGTTGGTTCATATACCTCCATCTGGCAATTCGTATGTTGCTCCTGGCAGAAATCACACTGTACCATTCTCCGTGGGCACTGTTTGGCTCTATGTGTATAAAGATCTTTCCGTGCCATGATAACTTCACAGAGAGGGCATGGAATCACTCTAAAAGGACAAGACCTCAAATGCAGCTGTgaaggacaaagacaaagacaaagacgaaaaAAGCACCAATTTAATGCTACTGCATCTAAGTCAGTTAGGGTCTCATAAagatatatataaaaaaaaaaaattcaaacctcCTTCAATCTTAGTTCATCAGCCCATTCGCATTCTTCACTACCACACCTTACGGCCAGAGATAAGATCTCCCTCTCCTTCTCTTTATTTGGGAAAACATCCTATGGtgatacaaatttgaaaaaaaaagatttacttGTAGAGGCCAACTTTCGATTCAGAAATATCTTTTCACGATCTGTATCTTTATTTCTCATGGCTGCACCATCATTTAGCATAAGAATTTCCCTTCATGATCCATCTAAAAGTGCAAAGTTGTTACCAGTTACCAAATAATTATCATCATGGTTTGATGGACAATAGCTCTACTGAAACGTACATCGGACCGACAGTACACGACTTCATGTCAAGATACAGATATCACACTGCATCATTCCGACATACAatacacagaaactctaccgaactcagaAAACATATCTGGACTCTTAAGGACAATAATATTGGCCATTTTATTTCATGGCGTATCCTTTCATCAAGCTCACCCTACAGTACAGCGCAAGTAGAAGATGCAACCTCCGCTTACACGAAAAATTCCAAATCATCTGCCGACCTGAATTGCCATCACTTAACGAACGTAATGAACTTGTTTCTTAATGCtgtcacagaaacaaagcgttgctgcGTAACAGCTGAACAAAGCAACTAAATTTACCGCAATGCATatttattatgcaaattttatagtATAGCAACGATggttacatatatatacatgtgtgtgtgtgtgtgcgtgtgtgtgtgtgtgcgtgtgtgtgtgtgtgcgtgcaCCTTTGCACACCTATGGGGACATTCATATGAATACACACCAGCAAAGTGGGGTCTGTTCAAATTGTGGGGACATTTTCAAGTCCCCACAAAAAAGTCCTCATAAATACGTTGTAATGAGAGAAAAGACCATCATAGTGAGGACTTTTGAATGGTCCTCATAAGTCGGTTTGTATAACACACATCTTGAGTCCTCACAAGAAGGTAAAAACACAGAAcctggaaaaaagtttttttgtgtcCTGAGGCACATGAAGAAGTGCCCAAGAAAACCATTAAGATACTTAGATTAAcgaaaaaataatcttttaatgGTTTACACACTCAAATTCTTCATAAAGTACACACACTGTGTGTATTCAGATACACACAGTGCCTGAGTGATACTAAGAATTGCAGAGTGTACTTTGTTAAAAACTGTATTCTTTACATTAATTCTTAATGTAACTATCTTTATGACTTTTTTAGAGCACCTCCTAAGGTGCTTTatggctaaaaaaattttttccagtcttttgttttctccctttttgaGAGGAATTAAGGTGTGTGTTCTCCGAACCAAAGTAAAGGGACTCTTCGGGAGTCCTCATTATGAAGGTCTTATTTCAAAGAATTACCCTCTAAAGAACACAAGTACCACCCATTTTCTTTGATCAGGTTTTTATATTGAGGTGACACAGACTCTCAGACCCAAAAAGAACATCATCAAagtctcattattattatcattattattactactagtTCCCTTTTGGTAGAAGAGTTATCTTCCCAAGGGATTTTGATTGTGCATGGAATCCTCTAAACAGCTCTATCTAGTGCCTTTTTGATAGAACTTAACAATATATGTAACTTTATGGCCTTTTTTGAGCACCTCTAAATGTGCTTATTGTTTCTTATAAGTTCCCTTATGTATCATTCTTTCAGTACATCCAGTAGTGCCGTGTCCAATCAGAAGATGTCTGTCTATTAACAGAACTTTGAGTAATGTGTGGGCTGTTCTACACAGAGACATATCATATTATGTCAGTCACCAGATTATGCAATAACTTAGAAAAACTGACAAAGTAGATGTTATGGGACCAAAGCTGTGTGGCACAGAATGCTGTAGCGATCACTGATTAGTTTTGTCACTACCaactaattcaattttcatcaagGAAAATGATCTTTCCCTTGACTCCAAAGTTTTACCCTAAACTACAGTGAACACATTTCACAGTCCTTAGGAAACAGATTGAACTAGATGCACTAACATATATATAACAATGGCTCACTCATTTACATTTAGGTCATATATATTAGTACTGATCTTGCAAACTTTAACTCATCTATGGCCCccaaaaatgcatgaaattgaccacactgtgttttcatttttttacctcaacATGTATTTATAGCAATAAGGCCCTAAATTATCTTACATTGAAGTgtattaaaataagaatttcagaaaaattagcataaatttgttaccatatttaaggaaaaaaagatttttcatcaaaatgtcagtaattattatgaataattattatgaaGTAATACAAAATTGATCCTCCAGATGTCAGCCACATtcctgaaaatttgaaaggagaaaagtaaattctaaatcttttcacaaaattttcatgttttccaatGTAAGTCAAACCCTTACtggtaagaaatatttttggaaaaaaaggggGTGTGTCAGCATGGGGGCAGGTTTGAAGTGttactaagtaaataaatatgccCTCCACTATCCTTGCTAATCAATAGGAGGTCTCTTTGGCAAAACTAGCATCAAAACACAACTATCATAACTCATGACTgacaaagttaaaatgaatgctGCAAAGTGGCTTCTATGACattcttcacttctttttttctttctttttttgcatcttctattattttgtttttttatctcttctttgGTATTTCCTTTGAGTAACAAAACATCTAAAACCATTGACAGTGATTAAAATCAAGCAATGGGAAATATGGTTAGCAAAACAATAAGCTATGACACTCTTCGGTATGACACAATGCAAAGCAATTTCCATCATTTCTAGCATGCACTTCCAGACACTATGgcaaaaccaaacttttaaatatccccttttcattttatgatacaCCGCAAAGCATATGTTGTTCCCAGAGAAAGCTGAAATACTCCTAAACTCACTTTGGGTTTGGTTAGGAAATA is from Pocillopora verrucosa isolate sample1 chromosome 7, ASM3666991v2, whole genome shotgun sequence and encodes:
- the LOC131781901 gene encoding trichohyalin-like encodes the protein MARKDLYTHRAKQCPRRMVQCDFCQEQHTNCQMEEHLKSCDRYPVHCEKCDAIVSREMLQDHMENHFRKSKLPCYFAELGCEKMVLRENLDDHLFQFHKEHLHLLVDEICKRQEKEDLLQNQIASLQERSKANRDAHEAEIQQKHALGRQMDEKQHALERQMDEKQHAMKRQMDEKEKELKRQMDEKEEASKRKMDGKEKELRRQMNENEKALKRQMDEKQHAIKRQMDEKEKELKRQMDEKEEASKRKMDGKEKELRRQMNENEKALKRQMDEKQHAMKRQMDEKEKKLKRQLDEKEEASKRKMDGNEKELRRQMNENEKALKRQMDENEAVLRREIDEKERALKSQLDKEKRFKYASIAFAIVFIIISVSTILYQGKMKTQMDSNEKALKRQMDNNEKALKRQMDENEAVLRRDIGEKERALKSQLNNEKRFKYVWIAFTIVFIIMIIMCLHLSLRDEDTNG